ACCACCATCATCTTAGCACCTATGTAGCGCAGATCCATCGCTAGGAGAAGCCGTGTGCTAGCTTCGATCTGAAAGTAGCGGTTGCTCCTGAGTCCGCTCCTTCGCATAGCGCACTTCGTCAGTCTGATCCGCTTAGGGGTGCCCGTTGAGCCAGAGGTCTGGACGGTCACATACTCCTCTTCGCTCCACCACTCCCCGAGAAAGGCGAGGAGTGGCTGTAGCACGGCTCTGCGCTCGGAGGTTAGCCCCTGAGCGAACGGCTCTAAGCTCTCCGCATCTACTCGTGCGCTATCTATATATAGGTGCTCGGACATGTTGGCTGTTGGCTGTTAGCTCTTGGCTGTTGGCTGTTGTTGGCTAAAAGCTAACGGCCAAAAGCCAATTTCTAATCTCTGAAAAACATCTGGTCGCCGACGAGTCGTAGCGTGGAGGGCTTGTTGTTGAGATAGAGTGCGCCTGTGCCGAGCCCTTGCGGGCGGGCGATCGGGTACTGGCTGACCCACTGAGCGATGGCACTGAGCCCTACGTTCGACTCCAGCGCTGAGGTCGCCCACCAGCCGATGCCACGCTCCTCGGCCAGCTCGATCCACTCATCGACCCCGCTATGGAGCGACGGCTTGAGGATGATATAGTGTGGCTTGCCCTCATCTAGTAGTTGCGCTTTGCGCTCTCGGGTGTGGATCCCTATCAGCTCCTCGTCGAGTGCTATGGGGAGAGGCGACGCTGCCGTGAGCTTCGCTAGGTCGTTCCACTGATTGCTCGCAGGTATCGGTTGCTCGATCGAGTGTAGGTGAAAGTCGCTCAGTTGCTTGAGTCGCTCTAGAGCTACCTCTGGGGCAAAAGCTCCGTTGGCATCCACCCGCAGCTCCATCTCCTCGGGTGAGAAGTGCTGCCGCACGTAGCGGAGTAGCTCTAGTTCTTCGGCAAAGTCTATTCCGCCGATCTTAAGCTTCAAGCAACGGAATCCCTGCGCTAGCTTAGCTTGGATCTGTTCGTACATATAGGCTTTGTCGCCCATCCAGATCAACCCATTGATCGGGATGCCCATCTCACCACGCGTGAATGGGGTGTTGCAAAAGGGAGGTGCCGTCTCCCCCTCGACACTACGACAAGCAGCGAGGAAGCTATTGATCGCCGTGGCTAAGCCAAAAGCTATGGAAGGGTAGGGGCATAGCGAGGCTATGTCAAACTGATCGGGAGCCTGCGCCAGCTGCCCCGCCAGCTTCTCTAGCACCACCTGGTAGTCGGGCAGATCATCGCAGCTGAGCTGAGGCATCGGGGCGCACTCGCCATAACCCACATGAGCTGCCTGCTCGAGGCTCTGGAGGCGTAGGTAGTAGACCCGCTTCGTCTCATACTCGCCACGGGAGGTCTTGGCGGGTCGACGGAAGCGCAGGGTGTATGGCTCCACGCTTATGGTCACTCGCTCAGCTATCTGTGGCAGTAGCGTGGGGAGGTGGAGGATGCTCTCTTGTGGTGACATCGACTATTAGGGGAACTTAGGGTACTGCTCGAAGTTGGGCTTGCGCTTTTCGAGAAAAGCGTTCTTGCCCTCCTGTGCTTCGTCCGTGAGGTAGTAGAGCAGCGTCGCATCGCCTGCCAGCTCTTGGATACCGGCCTGACCATCCAGCTCAGCATTGAGTCCTGCCTTAATCATACGGAGTGCCAGCGGGCTCAGTAGCATCATCTCCTCGGCCCACTGTACGTACTCATCTTCTAGTTGGTCTAGAGGCACCACTTTGTTGACCAGTCCCATGTCAAGAGCCTCCTGAGCGGAGTATTGGCGGCAGAGGAACCATATCTCACGCGCCTTCTTTTGCCCCACGACACGAGCGAGGTACGAGGACCCAAAGCCAGCATCGAAGCTGCCTACACGAGGACCCGTCTGCCCGAAGATAGCATTCTCCGAAGCGATCGAGAGGTCGCACACCACGTGGAGGACATGTCCGCCACCGATAGCGTAACCATTGACCGCAGCGATGACCGGCTTGGGGATGCTACGGATCTGCTTCTGCACATCGAGGACGCTCAGACGAGGCACGCCGTCCTTGCCAATGTAGCCACCCCGCCCCTTGACGTTTTGATCTCCACCAGAGCAAAACGCCTTGTCGCCAGCACCCGTCAGGACCACCACATTGATGCTCTGATCCTCACGGCAGATGCGCAGAGCGTCGCTCATCTCGGCCGTTGTGGTCGGCGTAAAAGCGTTGCGGTAGCGCTCCCGATTGATCGTGATGCGCGCTATGCCGTTGTAGTAGTCGAAGAGGATGTCTTCGTACTCTTTGAGGGGCTTCCATACCCGTTGGTTCTTTTCACTCATAACTCTTCTCTTGGTTGTAATTGCTTGAAATAGGTCTGTAGTTCGGCGATCTCATCCTCTGAAGAGACGAAAGCCTCGAGGAGACGTGGACGATCGGCAGGACCGACGAAGTAAGCCATCGTTTCTTCTAGTTCGCTCGCCTCTTGCACCGACAGGTACTCCCAGCCACAGCTCTCCGCCCAGCCCTGCGCTCGTAGCTGATGCTCGGCAGTGATGTACCGCTGCGAGAGGCGGTCCATCTCTAAGGTCGGCAGACTCTGGAAGATGCTCCCTCTCTGGTTGTTGAGCAGTAGCACCCGCACATTGCTCCCCACCTCGGGCAGCCCTAGTGCATTGAGATCGTAGAAGAAGCTCAGGTCGCCGATGACGATGAAGTGCCGCTCCTCGGCTCTCTGGCGGGCGAAGCCTAAGGCGGTCGAGAGCGAGCCTTCTATGCCACTGGTGCCTCGGTTGCAAAGCGTGAGGAGCCGACGAGGCTTGCGAAAAAGCTCCGCATAGCGCACCGACGAACTGTTAGCCAGGTGTAGCACGCAAGGCTCTTCGGGTAGAAGGCTTAGGAGGCTCCCCACTACTTCCAGAGAACTGTATCGTGGTGTCGGAGAGGGGAGTTGATCAATACGCTCCCGCCAGTGACGTGCATAGGGCGAGCTAGCACAGCCCGCCAAGCTCTGAGCCATTGTCTCAAGAAATGGTTCAACAGGTGCTATGATTTGCTCGGTGAGACTGCAGAAGAGGTCTACCACCGAGGGATCAGGTGACAGGTGCCACGTCTCCCGTGGCGGGTAGCTGCGCAGGTACTGCTTCATCTTGTTGGAGACGATATGTCCGCCGAGGGTGATTAGCAGGTCGGGCTGTAGTGCTCGTCGATCCACCTCGCTGAGTGACGCTAGGAACGCATCGAGCGAACAGATCGATACGGGGCTATTCGATAGCGACTCTCCGATACAGAGAAATTGCTCCCGCAAGTTTTGTGGAAAGTTATCCCCCGTACTCGTCGCAGCAGACCAACTTTCCTGTCCTACTAGTATCATCTTGCGCTCGAACGTAGCGAGCCGATGTAACAATGGCTCTACCGCCTGCGCATCGATACTATATGGATAAAGTTGCTGGATCCGACGCCCTGGCTGCATCCCAATGGGTTGTCTATCGCTGGACTCAGGGTCGTGCTTTGCTGAAGTTGGCGGGAGCAAGGAGACGCCCGGGTCGCTGATTGGGACATTGATCTGCACGGGTCCAGGGAGCGGAGCCAGTGCTGCGAGGAGTGCTTCGTTGATCAGACGATTGCAGTACCACCGCTCCTCCTCGGTGTGAGGCTCTGGCAGATGCACCGCTTTGCGCACCAGTGAGCCGAAGAGTCCTGGCTGAGGCAGCGTTTGTCCAGCCCACTGTCCGATCCAACGCTCAGGTCTATCGGCCGACAGGACAATCAGCGGCACCCCTTGATAGTAAGCCTCCGCGACAGCTGGGTGAAGGTTTGCCACCGCCGTGCCAGAGGTACAGCACACCACGACCGCTCTATGCGTAGCGAGAGCCAAGCCGAGCGCATAGAAGCCCGCGCTGCGCTCATCGATGATCGAGTGGCAGGTCGCCCCCGTGAGCTGGTGGCTGAGTGCATGAACGAGCGGCGCATTGCGACTACCCGGGCATAGCACCACATCACGCACACCATGTGCCTGAAGCAGAGCAACTAGTTCGCTGATCACAGGATCTTCCATCGGTATCATCACGCTCCTCCTTTACCTTATAAGACTATGTATTGCCGAGAGCTTGTGCAGCACCTCCTGCCACTCGCTCTCTAGACTGGACCCACGCACGATGCCGCCCCCCGCATAGAGTCGCAAAGCCTGCTCTGGGAGCAACTGCAGACAGCGTATCTGGACAAAAAGATCGACGCATCGCTCAGGCTCATACCATCCTAGGAAGCCTGAATAATAAGAACGTCCCGAGGACTCCTCCTCGAGGATCACATGCTGCGCCACTCGCTGAGGCGTGCCACAGATCGCTGGCGTGGGGTGAAGACGCTCCGCCAAGGTGATCGGTGCATAGCCGTCGGGAAGCTGCAATGCAAAGCGCGCCTGGAGATGTTGTAATGCGCCAGTCGTTGTTGTCTCTACCGCAAGCGCACGGTAGGGGATCCCCTCCTGCTCTAGTATCTCTCCGATGAAGCGCTGCACGTAGCGATGCTCCCGCTTATTCTTCTCACTCCAGAGGGGCGGCTCGCCATCTCGTTGCCGAGGCATCGTCCCAGCCAGTGCTACCGTCTGCCAGCGCGTGCCATCACCTCTGAGGAGCATCTCTGGTGTGGCACAGAGCCACAGTCCCGTCTGAGGCGTGTAGCAGAGCGACACGAAGGCATGCGGATAGTGCGTCAAGGCTTTGTCAAAGGCTGCAACCACTTGTGCCGTAGCGATGCTGGGCAGCTCGACACGATGCGCCAAGACCAGCTTCTCCGTCGTCCCCTCCTCTAGATGCTCCATAAAGCGATCGAAGGTCGTACGATAACTATCGGGCAACGCTTGCGGTATCGGAGCCACAGGGGGAAAGTCTTCGAGTGTCTTCTCGTCGCACTCCGTGAGCTGCAGTACCCTCGCCTCCTGCTCCTCTTCGATCCAGAGCATCGGTGTCTCAGCCGTCACGGCGAAGGGCGCTATCAAGAAGCCAGCCAAATGTTCCCGACCCCTCAGTGCCTCAGCAGTAGTCTCCGCGGCCCGAGCTGGGTGATGAAGCCCAATCTCACGCACCGTACGCCCCTCGTCAGGTAGACGAAAGCAGGCAAAAGGGGAGCAGCGATTCATGCGCTCCTCCACTAGTGTGGTCAGTTCGTCGCCATTACAGCTACGACCTCTTTGCGCCTTATGAGATGCTATGTCATGCACTGCTCTATTTCTTCGGGGTCTAACTGTCGGTGATCGCTGTGCTGGCTACTGTTCGAGGCGCACTTGCTGCACCCCTTTGATACTTTGTAGTTGCGCTTGTAGGGCAAAGAGCGCTTGTCGCTCCCCCTCTCTAAAGGTAAAGGTGCCGTGCCAAAGCCCCCCGTCGAGCTGCTGCTCTTCGTTGAGCAGCGTGCAGTCGTCCGCTTGATGCAGCGTAGAGATGACGCGTCCTATCGCGACAGCGTCATGGAGAGCCGTCACATAGAGCGTTGCCACCACCGTAGAACTCTCCATGCCACGCCAGCGTGCTGGTAGGACGCGGTCTCCGTGACGCCCTAAGATGTCGATGGCGTTGGGGCAGTTGCGGGTATGTATCTTCAGTCCCGACTTGGAGGGATAGGCAAAGATTTCGTCGCCCATCTTAGGGTTGCAGCAGCTAGCCAGTGTGTACTCCAGCCCCTTGAAGTCTGCCGTAGAGACCACAATCTCCCGTCCGTCGGGAGCCTCTGTCGACTTGATCGCCGTCGGTGTCGGAGCCACCCGTCTGCTCTCGGCAGCACGAGCCTCCGCCTCGGCACAAAGCTCCGCATACTGATCGAGGAAGTTCGGCACATTGATCCGCTCCTCAGAGAGGTCTATGAAGAAATCCATATTCCCCTTGTACCCCATCTTGCGTAGGAGGGTGGTGAAGATAGACTCTTGGTAGACGAGATGTCTATTCTTAAAGCGTCTCTCGAGTAGTTCCTTGCCCGCTTGCAGTCCGCTCTCCTGCTGGTCACGTATTGCTTGGCGTATCTTGTTCTTAGCCTTGCGTGTGGTGACCGACTGGAGCCAGTCTACGGAGGGTCGCTGGTTCTTTGCCGTGGTGATGCTGATGACATCGCCATTCTTCAGTTTGTCTCTCAGCTTAGCGCGCTTGCCATTGACCTGTGCGCTCTGCGCCATCAGCCCCACATTAGAGTGTATCGCAAAGGCAAAGTCTAGGACCGTAGCCCCCTTCGGCAGACGTATCATCTGCCCCGTGGGGGTAAAGACAAAAATATCTCTCGACTCGACCCGGAGGGAGAGCTGTGCATTGGCCTTCTCCTTATCCCCCGCCAAGTCTTCGATCACCTGCCGCATACTGGTGAGCTGCGAGTCGAGGCTAGCCTCTCCTGTGACGCCCTTGTAGCGCCAGTGCGCAGCCATACCGCTCTCAGCGACGCGATCCATGCGGGTGGTGCGGATCTGTATCTCTACGCTCTTGCCCTCAGGCCCCTGTACGGTGATCTGTAGCGACTCATAGCCGTTTGCCTTAGGCTGCGAGATCCAGTCGCGGAGGCGCTTCGTATTGGGTGTGTATAGATCCGTCACGATCGAGTAAACGAGCCAGCACGCCTCGTACTCCTCCTCGGGCGGGGCATCGATGATGATGCGCATGGCTGAGAGGTCGTGGATCTCCTCAAAGGAGACCCCTTTGTTGCGCATCTTGTTCATAATCGAGGTAAAAGTCTTGCTCCTCGACTTGATTGTGTAGGGCCAGCGAAGGGGGAGTTCTTCAAGTTTGGCCCGAATGGGAGCTACAAACCCCTCCATATACTCTTGGCGTGCCACGATCGTCTGCCCCATCAGCCCCTTGATCTCGTAGTAATGCTCGGGGTCGGTGTACTTAAAGGTCAAGTCCTCCATCTGGCTCTTGATCTTGTAAAGCCCTAGGCGGTGAGCTGTCGGCACGAAGAGCACCTGCGCCACCTGAGCAAGCATCACTCTACTGCTCTCGTCCATGCGCTCCTTGGCATAGACCAACTTATTGAGGCACTCCACAAGAAGTATCAAGACGACACGTATATCCTCGGCGATGGTCAGGAGAAACTCCTCTCCTTGATCTGCCTGACGTAGGTCGTAGCGATGGTACAACTCATGCGTCTGTGCCAGACGCTCTATGAGGGGGAGTGTGCCAGGCGGACAAAGCTCCTCGACCTCTTGCGCCGTGATAGTCCCGCGGATGTATGGAGGCTCTAGTAGGACTGCCGAGATCGATACGACACCCAGCCCTATCTCGTCGCAGAGCAGCTGAGCCATCTCAGCTTGCTCCATAAAGGTCTCCCGATCGTCCTCTCCTGCACTAGCTCCATACTGTCC
The sequence above is a segment of the Porphyromonas vaginalis genome. Coding sequences within it:
- the menD gene encoding 2-succinyl-5-enolpyruvyl-6-hydroxy-3-cyclohexene-1-carboxylic-acid synthase, whose protein sequence is MEDPVISELVALLQAHGVRDVVLCPGSRNAPLVHALSHQLTGATCHSIIDERSAGFYALGLALATHRAVVVCCTSGTAVANLHPAVAEAYYQGVPLIVLSADRPERWIGQWAGQTLPQPGLFGSLVRKAVHLPEPHTEEERWYCNRLINEALLAALAPLPGPVQINVPISDPGVSLLPPTSAKHDPESSDRQPIGMQPGRRIQQLYPYSIDAQAVEPLLHRLATFERKMILVGQESWSAATSTGDNFPQNLREQFLCIGESLSNSPVSICSLDAFLASLSEVDRRALQPDLLITLGGHIVSNKMKQYLRSYPPRETWHLSPDPSVVDLFCSLTEQIIAPVEPFLETMAQSLAGCASSPYARHWRERIDQLPSPTPRYSSLEVVGSLLSLLPEEPCVLHLANSSSVRYAELFRKPRRLLTLCNRGTSGIEGSLSTALGFARQRAEERHFIVIGDLSFFYDLNALGLPEVGSNVRVLLLNNQRGSIFQSLPTLEMDRLSQRYITAEHQLRAQGWAESCGWEYLSVQEASELEETMAYFVGPADRPRLLEAFVSSEDEIAELQTYFKQLQPREEL
- a CDS encoding chorismate-binding protein; translated protein: MHDIASHKAQRGRSCNGDELTTLVEERMNRCSPFACFRLPDEGRTVREIGLHHPARAAETTAEALRGREHLAGFLIAPFAVTAETPMLWIEEEQEARVLQLTECDEKTLEDFPPVAPIPQALPDSYRTTFDRFMEHLEEGTTEKLVLAHRVELPSIATAQVVAAFDKALTHYPHAFVSLCYTPQTGLWLCATPEMLLRGDGTRWQTVALAGTMPRQRDGEPPLWSEKNKREHRYVQRFIGEILEQEGIPYRALAVETTTTGALQHLQARFALQLPDGYAPITLAERLHPTPAICGTPQRVAQHVILEEESSGRSYYSGFLGWYEPERCVDLFVQIRCLQLLPEQALRLYAGGGIVRGSSLESEWQEVLHKLSAIHSLIR
- a CDS encoding o-succinylbenzoate synthase, which translates into the protein MSPQESILHLPTLLPQIAERVTISVEPYTLRFRRPAKTSRGEYETKRVYYLRLQSLEQAAHVGYGECAPMPQLSCDDLPDYQVVLEKLAGQLAQAPDQFDIASLCPYPSIAFGLATAINSFLAACRSVEGETAPPFCNTPFTRGEMGIPINGLIWMGDKAYMYEQIQAKLAQGFRCLKLKIGGIDFAEELELLRYVRQHFSPEEMELRVDANGAFAPEVALERLKQLSDFHLHSIEQPIPASNQWNDLAKLTAASPLPIALDEELIGIHTRERKAQLLDEGKPHYIILKPSLHSGVDEWIELAEERGIGWWATSALESNVGLSAIAQWVSQYPIARPQGLGTGALYLNNKPSTLRLVGDQMFFRD
- a CDS encoding RelA/SpoT family protein, whose amino-acid sequence is MPTHHRDDQELMRYLLRTADQLGVASYVAPYRELLERLIREGQYGASAGEDDRETFMEQAEMAQLLCDEIGLGVVSISAVLLEPPYIRGTITAQEVEELCPPGTLPLIERLAQTHELYHRYDLRQADQGEEFLLTIAEDIRVVLILLVECLNKLVYAKERMDESSRVMLAQVAQVLFVPTAHRLGLYKIKSQMEDLTFKYTDPEHYYEIKGLMGQTIVARQEYMEGFVAPIRAKLEELPLRWPYTIKSRSKTFTSIMNKMRNKGVSFEEIHDLSAMRIIIDAPPEEEYEACWLVYSIVTDLYTPNTKRLRDWISQPKANGYESLQITVQGPEGKSVEIQIRTTRMDRVAESGMAAHWRYKGVTGEASLDSQLTSMRQVIEDLAGDKEKANAQLSLRVESRDIFVFTPTGQMIRLPKGATVLDFAFAIHSNVGLMAQSAQVNGKRAKLRDKLKNGDVISITTAKNQRPSVDWLQSVTTRKAKNKIRQAIRDQQESGLQAGKELLERRFKNRHLVYQESIFTTLLRKMGYKGNMDFFIDLSEERINVPNFLDQYAELCAEAEARAAESRRVAPTPTAIKSTEAPDGREIVVSTADFKGLEYTLASCCNPKMGDEIFAYPSKSGLKIHTRNCPNAIDILGRHGDRVLPARWRGMESSTVVATLYVTALHDAVAIGRVISTLHQADDCTLLNEEQQLDGGLWHGTFTFREGERQALFALQAQLQSIKGVQQVRLEQ
- the menB gene encoding 1,4-dihydroxy-2-naphthoyl-CoA synthase, translating into MSEKNQRVWKPLKEYEDILFDYYNGIARITINRERYRNAFTPTTTAEMSDALRICREDQSINVVVLTGAGDKAFCSGGDQNVKGRGGYIGKDGVPRLSVLDVQKQIRSIPKPVIAAVNGYAIGGGHVLHVVCDLSIASENAIFGQTGPRVGSFDAGFGSSYLARVVGQKKAREIWFLCRQYSAQEALDMGLVNKVVPLDQLEDEYVQWAEEMMLLSPLALRMIKAGLNAELDGQAGIQELAGDATLLYYLTDEAQEGKNAFLEKRKPNFEQYPKFP